The Mus musculus strain C57BL/6J chromosome 2, GRCm38.p6 C57BL/6J genome has a window encoding:
- the Rapgef1 gene encoding rap guanine nucleotide exchange factor 1 isoform X13: MAIDKKVLEMLPGSASKVLEAILPLVQTDPRIQHSSALSSCYSRVYQSLANLIRWSDQVMLEGVNSEDKEMVTTVKGVIKAVLDGVKELVRLTIEKQGRPSPTSPVKPSSPASKPDGQPELPLTDREMEILNKTTSVSPSAELLPDSTSEEVAPPKPPLPGIRVVDNSPPALPPKKRQSAPSPTRVAVVAPMSRATSGSSLPVGINRQDFDVECYTQRRLSGGSRSCGGESPRLSPCSSTGKLSRSDEQLSSLDRDSGQCSRNTSCETLDHYDPDYEFLQQDLSNADQIPPQAACNLSPLPESLGESGPPFLGHPFQLPLGSCLQQEGQQTDTPPALPEKKRRSAVSQTTDSSGCRVSYERHPSQYDNISEGDLQNPVPVQPVPYPPFAAVLPFQQGASSASAEFVGDFSVPELAGDTEKPPPLPEKKNKHMLAYMQLLEDYSEPQPSMFYQTPQSEHIYQQKNKMLMEVYGFSESFCGSDSTQELAPPPALPPKQRQLQASYAASSFSVSYCVQQTKVAFTPEDGSAAQGLSVSVSNSFLNRHGSLPVPSYKSVFRSYSQDFMPHHQASVQPFLPPTSSSSPHFPPVHTSQSSDLAVPTVSSPPPSTVDGPLSSSQDSSFHGNPVRLPSETSFTDSSEKASSEEAGGDEYVSLYSSGQTSEELAPCRGEPPSGKDGHPRDPSVSSASGKDSRENGERSPKSLDGLESAQSEEEVDELSLIDHNEIMARLTLKQEGDDGPDVRGGSGDILLVHATETDRKDLVLYCEAFLTTYRTFISPEELIKKLQYRYEKFSPFADTFKKRVSKNTFFVLVRVVDELCLVELTEEILKLLMELVFRLVCSGELSLARVLRKNILDKVDQKKLLRCAHSDQPLAARGVAARPGTLHDFHSHEIAEQLTLLDAELFYKIEIPEVLLWAKEQNEEKSPNLTQFTEHFNNMSYWVRSIIMLQEKAQDRERLLLKFIKIMKHLRKLNNFNSYLAILSALDSAPIRRLEWQRQTSEGLAEYCTLIDSSSSFRAYRAALSEVEPPCIPYLGLILQDLTFVHLGNPDYIDGKVNFSKRWQQFNILDSMRCFQQAHYEIRRNDDIINFFNDFSDHLAEEALWELSLKIKPRNITRRKTDREEKT, translated from the exons GAGCTAGTGAGGCTAACCATTGAGAAGCAGGGGCGGCCATCGCCAACAAGCCCAGTGAAGCCCAGTTCCCCAGCCAGCAAGCCTGATGG CCAGCCTGAGCTCCCTCTGACAGACCGAGAAATGGAGATTCTGAACAAGACGACAAGTGTGTCACCATCTGCTGAACTGCTCCCAGACTCCACCAGTGAAGAGGTCGCACCCCCCAAGCCCCCTTTACCTGGCATCCGGGTGGTTGATAACAG TCCACCAGCATTACCACCCAAGAAAAGGCAGTCTGCTCCATCCCCCACTCGGGTGGCTGTGGTAGCCCCAATGAGTCgggctaccagtggctccagttTGCCTGTTGGAATCAATAGGCAG GACTTTGATGTTGAATGTTACACCCAGAGGCGCCTGTCAGGAGGCAGCCGCTCCTGCGGTGGTGAGTCTCCTCGCCTGTCCCCCTGCAGCAGCACAGGCAAGCTCAGCCGCTCAGACGAGCAGCTGTCCTCCCTGGACAGGGATAGTGGGCAGTGCTCACGGAACACAAGCTGTGAAACACTAG ATCACTACGACCCCGACTATGAATTCCTCCAGCAAGATCTCTCCAATGCAGACCAGATCCCTCCACAGGCAGCCTGTAACCTCAGCCCTCTGCCGGAGTCCCTGGGGGAATCTGGGCCTCCATTTCTTGGCCACCCTTTCCAGCTGCCTTTGGGCAGCTGTCTGCAGCAGGAGGGACAGCAGACAGACACTCCACCTGCCCTTCCGGAGAAGAAGCGTAGGAGCGCAGTCTCCCAGACCACGGACAGCTCTGGCTGCAGGGTGTCCTATGAGCGACACCCCTCACAGTATGACAACATCTCAGAGGGTGACCTGCAGAACCCAGTCCCAGTCCAGCCTGTGCCCTACCCACCCTTTGCTGCTGTCCTGCCCTTTCAGCAGGgagcttcctctgcctctgctgagtTTGTGGGTGATTTCAGTGTTCCTGAGTTGGCGGGTGACACAGAGAAGCCACCTCCTCTACCAGAGAAGAAGAACAAGCACA TGCTGGCCTACATGCAACTGCTGGAGGACTACTCAGAGCCACAGCCCTCCATGTTCTACCAGACACCGCAGAGTGAGCACATCTACCAGCAGAAGAACAAGATGCTCATGGAGGTGTACGGCTTCAGCGAGTCCTTCTGCGGTAGTGATTCCACGCAGGAGCTGGCCCCTCCACCCGCTCTGCCCCCCAAGCAACGGCAGCTG CAGGCCTCCTATgctgcttcttccttctctgtctcctactGTGTCCAGCAAACTAAAGTGGCCTTCACCCCCGAGGACGGCAGTGCCGCTCAGGGCCTCAGTGTATCCGTGTCTAACTCCTTTCTCAACCGGCACGGCAGCTTGCCTGTGCCCTCG TACAAATCTGTGTTTAGGTCTTACTCCCAGGACTTCATGCCTCACCACCAAGCCTCCGTCCAACCTTTCCTTCCgcctacctcctcttcctctccacatTTCCCACCTGTCCACACGTCCCAGAGCTCGGACTTAGCGGTGCCCACCGTAAGCAGTCCGCCTCCCAGCACCGTGGACGGGCCTCTCTCGTCTTCTCAGGACAGCAGCTTTCATGGGAACCCTGTCCGCCTTCCTTCCGAAACCTCTTTCACTGACTCG AGTGAAAAGGCCAGCAGTGAGGAAGCTGGTGGGGATGAGTATGTCAGTCTGTACTCCTCTGGCCAGACCAGCGAGGAGCTGGCTCCCTGTCGAGGA GAACCACCATCTGGGAAGGACGGACATCCCAGAGATCCTTCGGTCAGCAGTGCATCTGGGAAGGACagcagagaaaatggggaaag GTCCCCAAAGTCACTGGATGGTCTGGAGTCAGCGCAGTCAGAAGAGGAAGTGGATGAACTGTCCCTCATTGACCACAATGAAATTATGGCCAGGCTGACACTCAAGCAAGAG GGTGATGATGGGCCAGATGTTCGTGGTGGTTCAGGAGACATCTTACTGGTCCATGCtactgagacagacagaaaag ACCTGGTGCTGTACTGTGAAGCCTTCCTGACCACCTACAGGACCTTCATCAGCCCGGAGGAGCTCATCAAGAAGCTGCAGTACCG GTACGAGAAGTTCTCTCCCTTTGCTGACACGTTCAAGAAGCGAGTGAGCAAGAACACATTCTTTGTGCTGGTTCGAGTGGTGGATGAGCTCTG CCTGGTGGAGCTGACAGAGGAGATCCTGAAGCTGCTGATGGAGCTGGTCTTCCGCCTAGTGTGCAGCGGAGAGCTCAGCCTGGCCAGAGTCCTCCGGAAGAACATTCTGGACAAGGTGGACCAGAAGAAGCTGCTCAGGTGTGCCCATTCCGACCAGCCTCTGGCAGCCAGGGGTGTTGCAGCCAG GCCAGGAACCTTGCATGATTTCCACAGCCACGAGATAGCTGAGCAGCTGACACTGCTGGATGCCGAGCTTTTCTACAAGATAGAG ATTCCTGAAGTTTTGCTTTGGGCCAAAGAGCAGAATGAGGAGAAGAGTCCCAATCTGACCCAGTTCACAGAGCACTTCAACAACATGTCCTACTG GGTGCGGTCCATCATCATGCTGCAGGAGAAGGCCCAGGACCGGGAGAGGCTGCTCCTCAAGTTCATCAAGATCATGAAG CACCTGCGCAAGCTCAACAACTTCAACTCCTACCTGGCCATCCTCTCAGCACTAGACTCGGCCCCCATCCGCAGACTGGAGTGGCAGCGGCAGACCTCAGAG GGCCTGGCTGAGTACTGCACATTGATTGACAGCTCATCCTCCTTCCGAGCCTACCGGGCTGCTCTCTCAGAGGTGGAGCCCCCATGTATCCCATACCT AGGTCTGATTCTGCAAGACCTGACCTTCGTTCACCTGGGAAACCCAGATTATATTGACGGGAAAGTAAACTTCTCCAAGCGGTGGCAACAGTTCAACATATTGGACAGCATGCGGTGCTTCCAGCAGGC GCACTATGAAATCCGGAGAAACGACGACATCATAAATTTCTTCAATGACTTCAGTGACCACCTGGCCGAGGAAGCCCTGTGGGAACTCTCTCTGAAGATCAAGCCTAGGAACATAACAAGGCGGAAAACAGACCGCGAAGAGAAGACCTAG
- the Rapgef1 gene encoding rap guanine nucleotide exchange factor 1 isoform X16, which translates to MAIDKKVLEMLPGSASKVLEAILPLVQTDPRIQHSSALSSCYSRVYQSLANLIRWSDQVMLEGVNSEDKEMVTTVKGVIKAVLDGVKELVRLTIEKQGRPSPTSPVKPSSPASKPDGQPELPLTDREMEILNKTTSVSPSAELLPDSTSEEVAPPKPPLPGIRVVDNSPPALPPKKRQSAPSPTRVAVVAPMSRATSGSSLPVGINRQDFDVECYTQRRLSGGSRSCGGESPRLSPCSSTGKLSRSDEQLSSLDRDSGQCSRNTSCETLDHYDPDYEFLQQDLSNADQIPPQAACNLSPLPESLGESGPPFLGHPFQLPLGSCLQQEGQQTDTPPALPEKKRRSAVSQTTDSSGCRVSYERHPSQYDNISEGDLQNPVPVQPVPYPPFAAVLPFQQGASSASAEFVGDFSVPELAGDTEKPPPLPEKKNKHMLAYMQLLEDYSEPQPSMFYQTPQSEHIYQQKNKMLMEVYGFSESFCGSDSTQELAPPPALPPKQRQLQASYAASSFSVSYCVQQTKVAFTPEDGSAAQGLSVSVSNSFLNRHGSLPVPSEPPSGKDGHPRDPSVSSASGKDSRENGERSPKSLDGLESAQSEEEVDELSLIDHNEIMARLTLKQEGDDGPDVRGGSGDILLVHATETDRKDLVLYCEAFLTTYRTFISPEELIKKLQYRYEKFSPFADTFKKRVSKNTFFVLVRVVDELCLVELTEEILKLLMELVFRLVCSGELSLARVLRKNILDKVDQKKLLRCAHSDQPLAARGVAARPGTLHDFHSHEIAEQLTLLDAELFYKIEIPEVLLWAKEQNEEKSPNLTQFTEHFNNMSYWVRSIIMLQEKAQDRERLLLKFIKIMKHLRKLNNFNSYLAILSALDSAPIRRLEWQRQTSEGLAEYCTLIDSSSSFRAYRAALSEVEPPCIPYLGLILQDLTFVHLGNPDYIDGKVNFSKRWQQFNILDSMRCFQQAHYEIRRNDDIINFFNDFSDHLAEEALWELSLKIKPRNITRRKTDREEKT; encoded by the exons GAGCTAGTGAGGCTAACCATTGAGAAGCAGGGGCGGCCATCGCCAACAAGCCCAGTGAAGCCCAGTTCCCCAGCCAGCAAGCCTGATGG CCAGCCTGAGCTCCCTCTGACAGACCGAGAAATGGAGATTCTGAACAAGACGACAAGTGTGTCACCATCTGCTGAACTGCTCCCAGACTCCACCAGTGAAGAGGTCGCACCCCCCAAGCCCCCTTTACCTGGCATCCGGGTGGTTGATAACAG TCCACCAGCATTACCACCCAAGAAAAGGCAGTCTGCTCCATCCCCCACTCGGGTGGCTGTGGTAGCCCCAATGAGTCgggctaccagtggctccagttTGCCTGTTGGAATCAATAGGCAG GACTTTGATGTTGAATGTTACACCCAGAGGCGCCTGTCAGGAGGCAGCCGCTCCTGCGGTGGTGAGTCTCCTCGCCTGTCCCCCTGCAGCAGCACAGGCAAGCTCAGCCGCTCAGACGAGCAGCTGTCCTCCCTGGACAGGGATAGTGGGCAGTGCTCACGGAACACAAGCTGTGAAACACTAG ATCACTACGACCCCGACTATGAATTCCTCCAGCAAGATCTCTCCAATGCAGACCAGATCCCTCCACAGGCAGCCTGTAACCTCAGCCCTCTGCCGGAGTCCCTGGGGGAATCTGGGCCTCCATTTCTTGGCCACCCTTTCCAGCTGCCTTTGGGCAGCTGTCTGCAGCAGGAGGGACAGCAGACAGACACTCCACCTGCCCTTCCGGAGAAGAAGCGTAGGAGCGCAGTCTCCCAGACCACGGACAGCTCTGGCTGCAGGGTGTCCTATGAGCGACACCCCTCACAGTATGACAACATCTCAGAGGGTGACCTGCAGAACCCAGTCCCAGTCCAGCCTGTGCCCTACCCACCCTTTGCTGCTGTCCTGCCCTTTCAGCAGGgagcttcctctgcctctgctgagtTTGTGGGTGATTTCAGTGTTCCTGAGTTGGCGGGTGACACAGAGAAGCCACCTCCTCTACCAGAGAAGAAGAACAAGCACA TGCTGGCCTACATGCAACTGCTGGAGGACTACTCAGAGCCACAGCCCTCCATGTTCTACCAGACACCGCAGAGTGAGCACATCTACCAGCAGAAGAACAAGATGCTCATGGAGGTGTACGGCTTCAGCGAGTCCTTCTGCGGTAGTGATTCCACGCAGGAGCTGGCCCCTCCACCCGCTCTGCCCCCCAAGCAACGGCAGCTG CAGGCCTCCTATgctgcttcttccttctctgtctcctactGTGTCCAGCAAACTAAAGTGGCCTTCACCCCCGAGGACGGCAGTGCCGCTCAGGGCCTCAGTGTATCCGTGTCTAACTCCTTTCTCAACCGGCACGGCAGCTTGCCTGTGCCCTCG GAACCACCATCTGGGAAGGACGGACATCCCAGAGATCCTTCGGTCAGCAGTGCATCTGGGAAGGACagcagagaaaatggggaaag GTCCCCAAAGTCACTGGATGGTCTGGAGTCAGCGCAGTCAGAAGAGGAAGTGGATGAACTGTCCCTCATTGACCACAATGAAATTATGGCCAGGCTGACACTCAAGCAAGAG GGTGATGATGGGCCAGATGTTCGTGGTGGTTCAGGAGACATCTTACTGGTCCATGCtactgagacagacagaaaag ACCTGGTGCTGTACTGTGAAGCCTTCCTGACCACCTACAGGACCTTCATCAGCCCGGAGGAGCTCATCAAGAAGCTGCAGTACCG GTACGAGAAGTTCTCTCCCTTTGCTGACACGTTCAAGAAGCGAGTGAGCAAGAACACATTCTTTGTGCTGGTTCGAGTGGTGGATGAGCTCTG CCTGGTGGAGCTGACAGAGGAGATCCTGAAGCTGCTGATGGAGCTGGTCTTCCGCCTAGTGTGCAGCGGAGAGCTCAGCCTGGCCAGAGTCCTCCGGAAGAACATTCTGGACAAGGTGGACCAGAAGAAGCTGCTCAGGTGTGCCCATTCCGACCAGCCTCTGGCAGCCAGGGGTGTTGCAGCCAG GCCAGGAACCTTGCATGATTTCCACAGCCACGAGATAGCTGAGCAGCTGACACTGCTGGATGCCGAGCTTTTCTACAAGATAGAG ATTCCTGAAGTTTTGCTTTGGGCCAAAGAGCAGAATGAGGAGAAGAGTCCCAATCTGACCCAGTTCACAGAGCACTTCAACAACATGTCCTACTG GGTGCGGTCCATCATCATGCTGCAGGAGAAGGCCCAGGACCGGGAGAGGCTGCTCCTCAAGTTCATCAAGATCATGAAG CACCTGCGCAAGCTCAACAACTTCAACTCCTACCTGGCCATCCTCTCAGCACTAGACTCGGCCCCCATCCGCAGACTGGAGTGGCAGCGGCAGACCTCAGAG GGCCTGGCTGAGTACTGCACATTGATTGACAGCTCATCCTCCTTCCGAGCCTACCGGGCTGCTCTCTCAGAGGTGGAGCCCCCATGTATCCCATACCT AGGTCTGATTCTGCAAGACCTGACCTTCGTTCACCTGGGAAACCCAGATTATATTGACGGGAAAGTAAACTTCTCCAAGCGGTGGCAACAGTTCAACATATTGGACAGCATGCGGTGCTTCCAGCAGGC GCACTATGAAATCCGGAGAAACGACGACATCATAAATTTCTTCAATGACTTCAGTGACCACCTGGCCGAGGAAGCCCTGTGGGAACTCTCTCTGAAGATCAAGCCTAGGAACATAACAAGGCGGAAAACAGACCGCGAAGAGAAGACCTAG